In Oryza brachyantha chromosome 1, ObraRS2, whole genome shotgun sequence, the following are encoded in one genomic region:
- the LOC102700476 gene encoding NAD(P)H dehydrogenase (quinone) FQR1-like isoform X1, which produces MAVKVYVVYYSMYGHVAKLAEEIKKGASSVEGVEAKIWQVPEILPEEVLGKMGAPPKLDAPTITPQELAEADGILFGFPTRFGMMAAQMKAFFDATGGLWREQSLAGKPAGIFFSTGTQGGGQETTPLTAITQLTHHGMVFVPVGYTFGAKMFNMDEVQGGSPYGAGTFAADGSRWPTEVELEHAFHQGKYFAGIAKKLKGSA; this is translated from the exons ATGGCGGTGAAGGTCTATGTAGT GTACTACTCTATGTATGGACATGTTGCTAAACTAGCTGAAGAGATCAAGAAGGGTGCCTCTTCTGTTGAAGGTGTTGAGGCTAAAATATGGCAG GTTCCTGAAATCCTTCCGGAGGAAGTGCTTGGAAAGATGGGCGCACCTCCTAAGCTCGATGCGCCAACGATCACACCGCAAGAACTTGCTGAGGCAGATGGAATCCTATTTGGGTTCCCTACAAGGTTTGGCATGATGGCTGCACAGATGAAAGCATTCTTTGATGCAACCGGTGGCCTCTGGAGGGAGCAGAGCCTTGCAGGCAAGCCCGCTGGCATCTTCTTCAGCACCGGGACTCAGGGCGGTGGTCAGGAGACTACACC GTTGACAGCAATAACACAGCTGACTCACCACGGCATGGTGTTCGTCCCGGTCGGGTATACCTTTGGTGCCAAGATGTTTAACATGGACGAAGTTCAGGGTGGCAGCCCGTACGGCGCCGGCAccttcgccgccgacggctcGAGGTGGCCGACGGAGGTGGAGCTGGAGCACGCCTTCCACCAGGGGAAGTACTTCGCGGGCATCGCGAAGAAGCTCAAGGGCTCCGCTTGA
- the LOC102700192 gene encoding nodulation protein H-like: MEEAGREKDISVAVEDLGAATKDTVNISAKPTRRYPLLSWTTILALIALVGVYIFSVSFKQNGMLLGLMQTNMIEKQREKLCQDPSIPVTEIPYVHYPTPDTYSRKECACTPVRFFAILSMQRSGSGWIETLLNSHENISSNGEIFSIKERRSNITSITKTLDKLYNLDWLSSAAKNECTAAVGLKWMLNQGLMKHHKEIAEYFNQRGVSAIFLLRRNLLQRYVSVLANAHDSATKQLNGTHKSHVHSKHEAEVLAQFKPEINTTSLIADLKKFDKLAADALVNFKTTRHIILYYEDVVSNKTKLMDVLDFMRLPKRKLSSRHVKIHTKLLRDHIYNWADVNKTLMGTQYESFLND; encoded by the exons ATGGAGGAggcagggagagagaaggataTTTCGGTGGCAGTGGAGGACCTTGGCGCAGCCACTAAG GATACAGTAAATATAAGCGCGAAGCCTACAAGGAGATACCCGCTCCTGTCATGGACAACTATATTGGCCTTGATCGCGCTTGTCGGAGTATACATTTTCTCAGTATCTTTTAAGCAAAATGGGATGCTTCTTGGTCTTATGCAGACAAACAtgatagaaaaacaaagggaaaaACTTTGCCAGGACCCCAGCATTCCGGTGACTGAGATCCCTTATGTGCATTATCCCACACCTGACACTTACAGTAG GAAAGAATGTGCGTGCACACCAGTTAGATTCTTTGCTATATTGTCGATGCAGAGGTCAGGAAGTGGGTGGATTGAAACATTATTGAATAGCCATGAAAATATTAGCTCCAATGGCGAAATTTTCTCTATCAAGGAAAGGCGTAGTAATATAACTTCGATCACAAAAACATTGGATAAATTGTACAATCTGGACTGGCTCAGTAGTGCTGCTAAAAATGAATGTACAGCAGCTGTGGGGTTGAAATGGATGCTGAATCAG GGTTTGATGAAACATCATAAAGAGATAGCTGAATACTTCAACCAAAGGGGCGTGTCTGCAATTTTCCTGTTAAGAAGGAATCTTCTCCAGCGTTATGTCTCTGTATTAGCAAATGCTCATGATAGTGCGACAAAGCAGCTAAATGGAACTCATAAATCTCATGTGCACTCTAAGCACGAG GCTGAAGTTCTTGCTCAATTTAAGCCAGAAATAAACACAACATCATTGATTGCTGACCTTAAGAAGTTTGATAAGTTGGCAGCTGATGCTTTGGTTAACTTTAAAACGACCCGCCATATTATTCTGTATTATGAGGATGTTGTTAGTAACAAAACT aAGCTCATGGATGTCCTGGATTTTATGAGATTGCCGAAGAGAAAGCTGTCCAGTAGGCATGTGAAAATCCATACCAAACTTTTGcgtgatcatatatataactggGCTGATgttaataaaactttgatGGGAACACAGTATGAAAGTTTCCTGAATGACTGA
- the LOC102711586 gene encoding G-type lectin S-receptor-like serine/threonine-protein kinase At4g27290 yields the protein MASSSLCGYLVLAVLVVLTASCRARDTFAPGRPLATNETLVSGGDANFVLGFFTPPGANNTYVGVWYNKVSVRTVVWVANREDPLPGDVADNPGATLSVSPSGTLVIAAGNSTVVWSFTPATKLASPMARILDNGNLVLADAGGAVAWQGFDYPTDTLLPEMKLGIDYVKGRNRTLTAWKSPSDPSPGPVVMAMDTSGDPQVFIWNGAEKVWRSGPWDGVQFTGVPDTVTYSGFTFSFINNAKEVTYSFQVHNVSIISRLGLNSTGNYGLLQRSTWVEAAGAWNLYWYAPKDQCDAVSPCGTNGVCDTNNVPVCSCLRGFTPKSPEAWALRDGRDGCLRSTPLDCKNGTDGFVAVKHAKVPDTEHWNLTRKSNKARTIIAVVISVSSVAFLSALAGFLVWTGKKRRARKTGSSKWSGGSRSTGRRYEGSRRSHHDDDLELPVFDLGTIAAATDGFSINNKLGEGGFGPVYKGKLDDGQEIAVKTLSKTSVQGLEEFKNEVLLIAKLQHRNLVRLLGFSISGQERILVYEYMANKSLDYFLFEKSNSVLLDWQVRYRIIEGITRGLLYLHQDSRYRIIHRDLKASNVLLDKEMTPKISDFGMARMFGSEETEINTRKVVGTYGYMSPEYAMDGVFSVKSDVFSFGVLLLEIISGRRNRGVYSYSNHLNLLGHVSSNHLPHAYMQVVYLS from the exons atggcctcctcctcgctctgTGGCTACCTCGTGTTGGCCGTCCTCGTCGTGCTCACGGCCAGCTGCCGTGCCAGGGACACCTTCGCGCCCGGCCGCCCGCTCGCCACGAACGAGACGCTGGTCTCGGGCGGCGACGCTAACTTCGTGCTCGGCTTCTTCACTCCGCCGGGAGCCAACAACACCTATGTCGGCGTCTGGTACAACAAGGTCTCCGTCCGCACGGTCGTCTGGGTGGCCAACCGCGAGGACCCGCTCCCCGGCGACGTCGCGGACAACCCGGGCGCCACGCTCTCCGTCTCACCTTCCGGCACGCTCGTCATTGCCGCCGGGAACTCGACCGTCGTGTGGTCTTTCACGCCGGCAACCAAGCTGGCGAGCCCAATGGCACGGATCCTGGACAACGGCAACCTGGTGCTcgcggacgccggcggcgcggtggcgtgGCAGGGTTTCGACTACCCGACCGACACGCTGCTCCCGGAGATGAAGCTGGGCATCGACTACGTCAAGGGGAGGAACAGGACGCTGACGGCGTGGAAGAGCCCCTCCGACCCCTCGCCGGGGCCCGTCGTGATGGCCATGGACACGTCCGGCGACCCCCAGGTATTCATCTGGAACGGCGCCGAGAAGGTCTGGCGCTCCGGCCCCTGGGACGGCGTCCAGTTCACCGGCGTCCCGGACACCGTCACCTACTCCGGCTTCACCTTCAGCTTCATCAACAACGCGAAGGAAGTCACGTACAGCTTCCAG GTACACAACGTGTCCATCATATCGAGGCTGGGGCTGAACAGCACGGGGAACTACGGGCTGCTGCAGCGGTCGACGTGGGTGGAGGCGGCCGGGGCGTGGAACCTGTACTGGTACGCGCCCAAGGACCAGTGCGACGCGGTGTCCCCGTGCGGGACCAACGGCGTGTGCGACACCAACAACGTGCCCGTCTGCTCCTGCCTGCGCGGCTTCACGCCCAAGTCGCCGGAGGCGTGGGCGCTGCGGGACGGCCGCGACGGGTGCCTGCGGTCGACGCCGCTCGACTGCAAGAACGGCACCGACGGCTTCGTCGCCGTGAAGCACGCCAAGGTGCCCGACACGGAGCATTGGA ATTTAACAAGAAAGTCTAACAAGGCACGTACAATAATCGCCGTTGTCATCAGCGTATCATCTGTGGCATTTCTTTCAGCACTTGCTGGCTTTCTCGTCTGGACTGGAAAGAAGAGGAGAGCAAGAAAAACCG GATCAAGCAAATGGAGCGGTGGTTCACGCAGTACTGGTCGCCGCTATGAGGGAAGTAGAAGAAGTCATCACGATGATGACCTGGAACTTCCAGTCTTTGATCTGGGGACAATCGCAGCTGCTACCGATGGTTTCTCAATCAACAACAAGCTCGGCGAGGGTGGCTTCGGTCCAGTGTACAAG GGTAAGCTCGATGATGGACAAGAAATAGCAGTTAAAACACTGTCCAAAACATCCGTACAAGGTCTTGAGGAATTCAAGAATGAGGTCCTTCTGATAGCTAAACTTCAACATCGGAATCTTGTTCGGCTTCTTGGCTTCAGCATTAGTGGACAAGAAAGGATACTTGTATACGAATACATGGCAAACAAGAGCCTGGACTACTTTCTATTCG AAAAATCCAACAGTGTCCTGCTTGATTGGCAAGTGCGATACCGTATAATAGAAGGCATTACTAGAGGTTTACTATATCTTCACCAGGATTCAAGATATAGAATCATCCATAGAGACCTGAAGGCAAGCAACGTTCTTCTTGACAAGGAGATGACTCCCAAAATTTCTGACTTTGGCATGGCAAGAATGTTTGGTAGTGAAGAGACAGAAATCAATACAAGAAAAGTGGTTGGCACATA TGGCTATATGTCTCCAGAATATGCAATGGATGGAGTTTTCTCTGTCAAGTCAGATGTATTCAGTTTTGGAGTTTTACTGCTGGAAATAATTAGCGGCAGGAGAAACAGAGGGGTGTATTCCTATTCAAACCACCTAAATCTTTTGGGACACGTGAGCTCAAATCATCTACCACATGCTTATATGCAAGTTGTATATCTCAGTTGA
- the LOC102700476 gene encoding NAD(P)H dehydrogenase (quinone) FQR1-like isoform X2 has protein sequence MYGHVAKLAEEIKKGASSVEGVEAKIWQVPEILPEEVLGKMGAPPKLDAPTITPQELAEADGILFGFPTRFGMMAAQMKAFFDATGGLWREQSLAGKPAGIFFSTGTQGGGQETTPLTAITQLTHHGMVFVPVGYTFGAKMFNMDEVQGGSPYGAGTFAADGSRWPTEVELEHAFHQGKYFAGIAKKLKGSA, from the exons ATGTATGGACATGTTGCTAAACTAGCTGAAGAGATCAAGAAGGGTGCCTCTTCTGTTGAAGGTGTTGAGGCTAAAATATGGCAG GTTCCTGAAATCCTTCCGGAGGAAGTGCTTGGAAAGATGGGCGCACCTCCTAAGCTCGATGCGCCAACGATCACACCGCAAGAACTTGCTGAGGCAGATGGAATCCTATTTGGGTTCCCTACAAGGTTTGGCATGATGGCTGCACAGATGAAAGCATTCTTTGATGCAACCGGTGGCCTCTGGAGGGAGCAGAGCCTTGCAGGCAAGCCCGCTGGCATCTTCTTCAGCACCGGGACTCAGGGCGGTGGTCAGGAGACTACACC GTTGACAGCAATAACACAGCTGACTCACCACGGCATGGTGTTCGTCCCGGTCGGGTATACCTTTGGTGCCAAGATGTTTAACATGGACGAAGTTCAGGGTGGCAGCCCGTACGGCGCCGGCAccttcgccgccgacggctcGAGGTGGCCGACGGAGGTGGAGCTGGAGCACGCCTTCCACCAGGGGAAGTACTTCGCGGGCATCGCGAAGAAGCTCAAGGGCTCCGCTTGA
- the LOC102700940 gene encoding transcription factor bHLH123-like isoform X1: protein MADEWWSASSSQRSHGTSACSAPAPPLTDRVSCGWTSPAAAVVAESTSSVTFQDPSRSSATHHQPLSDVASSLGDPHMDWTQAFLSGRSDASFHAVLQDDVAASTRSFRAQTTVIDETVMNNPFRDMGVGQGLLLDKASSLASAPYGTVQLQGLSFDSGEGEPVGAAHNITTTFGDYQHSASYDDAAAMQFSQTPRPSTLPAAAQMQLLSGSYQLPFGSAPPPSQLLLQAMQPKPSCSSNANTLMAKVIKDDSNSGSAQHACSSAGRKSVSDSAAAAKRPRIEAPSPLPTFKVRKEKLGDRITALQQLVSPFGKTDTASVLHEAIEYIKFLHEQVASLSSPYLKNGNPLQHFQQKGSESSKETGEAKPDLRSRGLCLVPVASTYTVASETVPEFWHPTFGGTFR, encoded by the exons ATGGCCGACGAGTGGTGGAGCGCGTCGTCGTCCCAGAGGAGCCATGGCACGTCGGCgtgctcggcgccggcgccgccgctcacggACAGAGTCTCCTGCGGCTGGACGTctcccgccgcggccgtcgtcgccgagtCGACGAGCTCCGTAACCTTCCAAGACCCAAGCAGGAGCAGCGCCACCCATCATCAGCCTCTATCTGATGTGGCCTCCTCTCTTGGTGATCCGCACATGGACTGGACGCAGGCCTTCCT GAGCGGGAGAAGCGACGCTAGCTTTCACGCCGTGCTCCAAGACGACGTGGCGGCATCGACGAGATCATTTCGAGCCCAGACGACGGTGATCGACGAGACCGTGATGAACAATCCGTTCAGGGACATGGGCGTGGGCCAAGGCCTGTTGCTCGATAAGGCGTCGTCCCTAGCGTCGGCGCCGTACGGAACGGTGCAGTTGCAGGGCCTTTCGTTCGACTCCGGGGAGGGGGAGCCAGTGGGGGCGGCGCATAACATCACGACAACGTTCGGGGACTACCAGCACTCGGCAAGCTACGACGACGCGGCAGCGATGCAGTTCTCGCAGACGCCGAGGCCGTCGACGTTGCCGGCGGCTGCCCAGATGCAATTATTGTCCGGCAGCTACCAGCTGCCTTTCGgcagtgcgccgccgccgtcgcagctTCTCTTGCAGGCCATGCAGCCCAAGCCTAGCTGCAGCTCTAACGCCAACACCCTCATGGCGAAGGTAATTAAAGACGAC TCAAATTCAGGGTCGGCTCAACACGCCTGCTCGTCGGCGGGCAGGAAGAGCGTCTCGGActcggcggcagcagcgaaGAGGCCACGGATCgaggcgccgtcgccgttgccgacGTTCAAG GTGAGGAAAGAGAAGCTGGGAGACAGAATCACTGCGCTCCAGCAACTAGTCTCGCCTTTTGGAAAG ACCGATACCGCATCGGTTCTTCACGAGGCCATCGAATACATCAAGTTCCTTCACGAACAAGTTGCG TCTTTGAGCTCGCCCTACCTGAAGAATGGGAACCCATTGCAGCACTTCCAGCAGAAG GGTTCTGAGAGCAGTAAGGAGACCGGCGAGGCGAAGCCGGATCTCCGCAGCCGAGGCCTGTGCCTTGTGCCGGTGGCGAGCACTTACACGGTGGCGAGCGAGACGGTACCGGAGTTCTGGCACCCAACATTCGGGGGCACGTTTAGGTAG
- the LOC102700940 gene encoding transcription factor bHLH123-like isoform X2, protein MADEWWSASSSQRSHGTSACSAPAPPLTDRVSCGWTSPAAAVVAESTSSVTFQDPSRSSATHHQPLSDVASSLGDPHMDWTQAFLSGRSDASFHAVLQDDVAASTRSFRAQTTVIDETVMNNPFRDMGVGQGLLLDKASSLASAPYGTVQLQGLSFDSGEGEPVGAAHNITTTFGDYQHSASYDDAAAMQFSQTPRPSTLPAAAQMQLLSGSYQLPFGSAPPPSQLLLQAMQPKPSCSSNANTLMAKSNSGSAQHACSSAGRKSVSDSAAAAKRPRIEAPSPLPTFKVRKEKLGDRITALQQLVSPFGKTDTASVLHEAIEYIKFLHEQVASLSSPYLKNGNPLQHFQQKGSESSKETGEAKPDLRSRGLCLVPVASTYTVASETVPEFWHPTFGGTFR, encoded by the exons ATGGCCGACGAGTGGTGGAGCGCGTCGTCGTCCCAGAGGAGCCATGGCACGTCGGCgtgctcggcgccggcgccgccgctcacggACAGAGTCTCCTGCGGCTGGACGTctcccgccgcggccgtcgtcgccgagtCGACGAGCTCCGTAACCTTCCAAGACCCAAGCAGGAGCAGCGCCACCCATCATCAGCCTCTATCTGATGTGGCCTCCTCTCTTGGTGATCCGCACATGGACTGGACGCAGGCCTTCCT GAGCGGGAGAAGCGACGCTAGCTTTCACGCCGTGCTCCAAGACGACGTGGCGGCATCGACGAGATCATTTCGAGCCCAGACGACGGTGATCGACGAGACCGTGATGAACAATCCGTTCAGGGACATGGGCGTGGGCCAAGGCCTGTTGCTCGATAAGGCGTCGTCCCTAGCGTCGGCGCCGTACGGAACGGTGCAGTTGCAGGGCCTTTCGTTCGACTCCGGGGAGGGGGAGCCAGTGGGGGCGGCGCATAACATCACGACAACGTTCGGGGACTACCAGCACTCGGCAAGCTACGACGACGCGGCAGCGATGCAGTTCTCGCAGACGCCGAGGCCGTCGACGTTGCCGGCGGCTGCCCAGATGCAATTATTGTCCGGCAGCTACCAGCTGCCTTTCGgcagtgcgccgccgccgtcgcagctTCTCTTGCAGGCCATGCAGCCCAAGCCTAGCTGCAGCTCTAACGCCAACACCCTCATGGCGAAG TCAAATTCAGGGTCGGCTCAACACGCCTGCTCGTCGGCGGGCAGGAAGAGCGTCTCGGActcggcggcagcagcgaaGAGGCCACGGATCgaggcgccgtcgccgttgccgacGTTCAAG GTGAGGAAAGAGAAGCTGGGAGACAGAATCACTGCGCTCCAGCAACTAGTCTCGCCTTTTGGAAAG ACCGATACCGCATCGGTTCTTCACGAGGCCATCGAATACATCAAGTTCCTTCACGAACAAGTTGCG TCTTTGAGCTCGCCCTACCTGAAGAATGGGAACCCATTGCAGCACTTCCAGCAGAAG GGTTCTGAGAGCAGTAAGGAGACCGGCGAGGCGAAGCCGGATCTCCGCAGCCGAGGCCTGTGCCTTGTGCCGGTGGCGAGCACTTACACGGTGGCGAGCGAGACGGTACCGGAGTTCTGGCACCCAACATTCGGGGGCACGTTTAGGTAG